One part of the Methylobacterium terrae genome encodes these proteins:
- a CDS encoding MBL fold metallo-hydrolase: protein MPGYLPFAGALKLPAFVCDNCGFWQRHFAAPPSCPLCLDARHVVPQDGWRFRDVAEAQASFPCHWAEVEPGVWKFWNEPVTGIGPSAYLIVTPDGNMGFEGCPVFSEAALDHIAALGGMTILSASHPHSYGALPQLQDRFDPELCLPAADFTWSAGLQVSWPYDDVLEPLPGLTLHRTAGHFDGHAVLHDRARGIVFCGDALKFELAPENPREALTISAHKAFVRGVPLTHRELARYREVFAALDFHQTWTPFEQAANVGRGEVLALIDAMLVGRPHAYPVPVAGLT, encoded by the coding sequence GTGCCCGGTTACCTGCCCTTCGCGGGCGCCCTCAAGCTTCCCGCCTTCGTCTGCGACAATTGCGGCTTCTGGCAGCGCCACTTCGCGGCCCCGCCGAGCTGCCCCCTCTGCCTCGACGCCCGGCACGTCGTGCCGCAGGACGGCTGGCGCTTCCGCGATGTGGCGGAGGCGCAAGCCTCGTTCCCCTGCCACTGGGCGGAGGTCGAGCCGGGGGTGTGGAAGTTCTGGAACGAGCCGGTCACCGGCATCGGGCCGAGCGCCTACCTGATCGTGACGCCGGACGGCAACATGGGCTTCGAGGGCTGCCCGGTCTTCAGCGAGGCGGCGCTCGACCACATCGCGGCGTTGGGCGGCATGACGATCCTGTCGGCGTCGCACCCCCACAGCTACGGCGCGCTGCCCCAGCTCCAGGACCGCTTCGATCCCGAGCTGTGCCTGCCGGCGGCGGACTTCACCTGGAGCGCCGGGCTCCAGGTCTCCTGGCCCTACGACGACGTGCTGGAGCCGCTGCCGGGGCTGACCCTCCACCGCACCGCCGGCCATTTCGACGGCCACGCGGTGCTGCACGACCGCGCCCGCGGGATCGTGTTCTGCGGCGACGCGCTGAAGTTCGAGCTCGCCCCGGAGAACCCGCGCGAGGCGCTGACGATCTCGGCCCACAAGGCCTTCGTGCGCGGCGTGCCGCTGACGCACCGGGAACTCGCCCGCTACCGCGAGGTCTTCGCCGCCCTCGACTTCCACCAGACCTGGACGCCGTTCGAGCAGGCGGCGAATGTCGGGCGCGGCGAGGTGCTGGCCCTCATCGACGCGATGCTGGTCGGGCGGCCGCACGCCTACCCCGTGCCGGTCGCCGGGCTGACGTGA